TGAAGTCAGGAAAGAAACCTAAACCGAGAAAGGATTCAAATTGATATTGAGTATCTAAGGTCGGCAGGTTAGCTGTTTCGTTATCGATGCGGCCTAGATTAAACTGTCCAAGTAGATACAGGTTGCTATAGAGGTGATACCTAGCTTTAACTCCCATATTAAATTCAATACCTGCACCGACCTCATATTGATCTAAGCCGTAATAGTGTTGGCTAAAATCGGCGCTCTTCCAATGCAACTCAACATAGGGATTAAGATACCAGTCTCTGGTCTCCCAATGATATTGAGTTCGGGTATAGCCATAGCTACGTTTATTCGAGTCAGACATGAAGGCGGTATCAAACTCCCAGGCGTCATGGAGGAATCTATACTGGATGCCAAAGTCGAAAGCCTGAGATTGAGATTTATTCTGTAGCTCCTGAGGTATGTCGACGAAACGAAAGCGAGTATAGAGGTTAACCTGATGCTCATCATTGTTCCAAAGATGTACCCCAGCTTCCATCCCATTGATGAAGACATAATCGTTACGGTATTTTATCAGTGGTAGCACATCGTACACTTCGTCATCGTCTACAGCATAAGGAATATCGCCTTTTCTTACACCAATTCCCAGCCCCCAATTTTCGCTCTGGAATTGTGTGGCATAGATCTTAGGCTGGGGGGCATCTGGCTGAATCGCTTCTGGGTCAATGCTCTGGGATGATTGTGCCAGTCCGCTAAACAGCGCGAGAAATAAGGCCAGAGGCTGAGAACGCATAGGTGAAGACGATAGGAGTAAACAATGATTATTCATAGATTTTTTAGAGGTCTTTATCTGGCTAGCATCAAAATGAAAACAGAAAGTAAAAAAAATATTCTCTCTTAACTTATCTGTATCTGTGCTGAATGCAATCACTGTTTAATCTATTTTCTAGTCTCTGTGTTCAAATAAAAACCGCTCTATATTCCAAAAAGGTATTAAAAATCAGATTTTATTCTTTTTTGCTTTTCTTTATAGGCGCTAAGCTAACTGACATTACACTGATATAGGGCCGTACCCATGTTGTTAAAAGAGCTTTCATCATTCGCTTCGCCACTGTCGTCAGGGCAGGTGGATAAGTTAAAGCAGCTCACCGCTGAGCTGAGTGCCGTGCAACTTGCGTGGGTAAGTGGATATTTATCTGCTACTGCCGAGCAAGGGACCAATCTTCTTGGTAGCGAAACCGCAGCTCAAAGCGATCCGGCACAGACCATTACAATTCTATACGGTAGCCAAACTGGTAACGGTCGAGGAGTAGCAAGCGAATTAGCCGCTAAGGCCCAAGCTCAAGGGTACGCCGTTAACCTAGCTTCTATGGGGGATTACAAGGTCCGTCAACTGAAGCAAGAAACCATATTACTGGCTGTCGTGAGTACTCACGGTGAAGGCGAAGCGCCCGATGATGCTATCGAATTGCATAAATTCCTGGCATCTAAGCGAGCGCCTAAATTAGAAAACTTAAACTATTCGGTGTTGGCTCTGGGGGATTCGAGTTATGAATTCTTCTGTCAGACAGGTAAAGACTTCGATGATCGCCTATCTGCATTAGGCGCTAAACCACTCCAGACTCTGGTTGAGTGTGATGTCGACTATGAATCTGCCGTTGAATTGTGGCAAGAGAGCGTGTTAGAAGCCGTTAAGCCGCTCATCGAAACCTCAGGTGCGAGTGTCGTTTCACTGTCCGGTTCCGGTATTCCTGGCGCTGCAGCGAGTGAGTTCACTAAGCAGAAACCTTACACTGCCGAACTTCTCGTGAGTCAGAAGTTAACCGGTCGTGAATCGGATCGTGATGTACGCCATGTCGAAATCGACTTAGGTGAGTCAGGACTGAGCTATCAAGCCGGTGATGCTCTGGGGGTATGGTTTACCAATACAGAAACCTTAGTCGAAGAGTTATTGACTAAATTATCCCTGGACGGCGATGAAGCCGTAACCGTGGGCAAGGATACCTTGTCTCTCAAGCAAGCGTTAATCGAGAAGAAAGAGCTGACTCAGCTTTATCCCGGTCTGGTTAAAGATTGGGCCGCACTTAGCGGTAATGCCGAGCTGCTGAGCATCAGCGATGACAAAGCCCTGACTCGTCAGTTTGTACTGAATCATCAGCTAGCTGATCTAGTCACAAATTACAGCGCAGAAGTAACCTCTACCCAGCTGTTAGCCATGCTTCGACCTATTACACCTCGTTTGTATTCCATAGCATCGAGTCAGTCAGAGGTCGAGTCCGAGGTACACTTGACCGTTGCTTTAGTCGAGGATGAAAGAGAAGGAGGCGCAAGATTTGGTGGCGCTTCACAGTTCCTGTCTCAAGCGCAAGAGGGCGCTGAAGTTAAGGTTTACGTCGAACCTAACAAGCATTTCAGACTACCTGAAAATCCAGAGACTGCCGTGATCATGGTAGGGCCGGGTACAGGTATTGCACCGTTTAGAGCCTTTATGCAGGAGCGTGCAGCTCAAGGCATCGAAGGCAATAGCTGGCTTATCTTCGGTAATCCACATTTTGAGCAGGATTTCCTCTATCAAACAGAGTGGCAGCAATATCTGAAAGATGGCTCCCTGTCGCGCATAGATTTAGCTTTCTCAAGAGACCAAGCCCATAAAATCTATGTGCAGCACAGAATTGCCGAGCAAGGTGAAGAGTTATGGAAATGGCTCGAATCAGGCGCGCATTTCTACATCTGTGGTGATGCCGAGCGTATGGCGAAAGATGTGCATCAGGCCTTGTTGGATATTGCGGTGAAGTTTGGCGGTAAAACCGAGGAGGAGGCCGAGGCCTACTTTGAGCAATTACGCAGTGACAAGCGTTATCAGAAAGACGTTTATTGATATTTAGAAGCCTTGCCGGATCTGAATATCCGGTAATGAGATCTTCTGTTTAAACCTAATATAAGATGCGATGCCTATTTAGAGCGTCGCACGAGAGATGAGTGAGGCGATAGCCATGTCAGAAAATAAAAATGCAGAACAAGCAGAGCCATTATCAATTAATGAGCATCTTAAAACCGACAGTAATTTTCTGAGAGGCACGATTCAGGAAGGCTTAGATACGGCTGTTACAGGATCTTTTAGTGAAGGCGATCAGCAGTTGATCAAATTCCATGGTTTTTACCAGCAAGATGATCGCGATCTAAGAAATGAGCGTAAAGAACAGAAACTAGAGCCGCTTTATAGCTTTATGCTACGGGCACGTGTTGCCGGTGGTGTGTGTACTCCGGATCAGTGGCTGGGTGTCGATGAAATAGCGTCAACCTTGACCAGCTCTAACAGCATACGCTTGACCACACGTCAGACATTTCAGTATCACGGCATCTCTAAGCGTAACCTAAGAGCCTTGATCCAGAGTCTGGACAGTAAGGCGCTGGATTCGATTGCCGCCTGTGGTGACGTCAACCGTAATGTCATGTGTAATCCAAACCCAGTAGAGTCTCGCTTACACGAGCAGGCGTTCTACTGGGCCAAGAAATTGTCGGATAACTATTTGCCACGCACTAAGGCTTATGCAGAGATTTGGCTTGGAGATGACAAGCTTGCCACCAGTGAAGGTGATGATGTCGAGCCTGTATATGGTAAGACGTATCTGCCGCGTAAGTTTAAGATGGCCGTTGCCGTACCGCCAGATAATGATGTAGACGTATACACCAATGATCTGGGTTTTATCGCGGTAGCGGAAGAGGGCGAGCTTATCGGCTTTAACTTGGTGGCTGGTGGCGGTATGGGCTCAACCCATGGTGAAGTGCAGACTTTTCCACGTCTAGCCGATGATTTTGGCTATATTAAGGCCGAAGATACATTGAAGTTTGCCGAGGCCATATTAAAAGTTCAGCGTGACTGGGGTAACCGCTCTAATCGTAAACTTTCGAGACTAAAGTACACCATAGTCAAATATGGCTATGAGGTATTTAAGGCCGAAGTAGAGAAGCGTGCCGGGGTTAAATTTGAGCCCAAACGTGATGTGGTCATCGGCGATCGCGGTGATCGTTATGGCTGGATAAAAGGTGTAGATAATCAGTGGCACCTGACGCTATTTATCGAAGGCGGGCGCATCAAGGATTTACCCGGTCAGCCGTTACAAACCGGATTAAGGGAGATTGCCAAGATACATAAGGGCGATTTCCGCATGACCTCTAATCAAAACCTGATCATAGCCCGTGTTGCTGCAGAGGATAAGGCCGAGATAGAAGCCTTAGCCCGTAGCCATGGTCTGATGGGGAAATTGATCACAGAAACAAGAGGCCGCTCAATTGCTTGTGTTGCACTGCCAACTTGTGCCCTCGCCATGGCTGAAGCCGAGCGTTATTTCCCGGACTTCCTGACGAAAGTAGAGTCATTGCAAGAGAAGCATGGCTTCTTGAATCAAGGCATTGTCATCCGTATGACAGGTTGTCCTAACGGTTGTGCCAGACCTTTCGCGGCCGAAATTGGCCTAGTAGGTAAGGCGCCGGGTCGCTATAACCTATATCTGGGCGCGAGCTTCGAAGGTACACGTTTAAATAAACTCTATCGCGAGAATATTCAAGAAGCAGAGATCTTATCTGAGCTTGATACCTTGTTCGCCAGATATGTGGGTGAACGGGAAGAGGGCGAAACCTTTGGTAATTTCACGGTACGCATAGGCGTCGTGGCAGCGGTAATTGATGCCGCTAAGGATTTTCATGGACAGAGTAGTAATGCCTGAATTAAACACTCAGGTTGAATCGGTGGTATCTGCACAAGAGCTGTTAGCCCTGTTAAGCGCGCCGGCAGTCGAGCAGAAAAGCGAGCTTGAGCGTATCAATGGCTTCCTCGAAGAACTGACTCCTAGGCAAAGAGTGGCCTGGGGGTTGAAGTATCTCCCTGGTAACCACGCATTATCATCGAGCTTTGGTATTCAAGGCGCGGTGATGTTGAATCTGGTTAGCACTGAGAAGCCGGATATCCCGGTGATCTTGACCGATACCGGTTACCTTTTTCCGGAAACCTATCGGTTTATCGATGAGCTGAGTGAGCGTTTGTCGTTAAACCTTAAGATATTTGCCTCACCTATGACCCCTGCCTGGCAGGAGGCGCGTTTTGGCCAGTTATGGGACAAAGGTCTAGAGGGTTTAGACCAATATAATCGTATGAACAAGGTCGAGCCAATGCAGCGAGCTCTGGATGAGCTGGATGTTGGTACCTGGTTTGCGGGCTTGCGTCGCAGTCAATCAAGTACCCGAGAGGCTCTGCCTATCTTAGCGATTCATGGATCACGCTATAAAATCTTACCAATTTTGGATTGGAGTAATAAGCATGTGCATGAATACTTAACTGAGCATGATCTGCCTTATCACCCACTTTGGGAGAAGGGCTATGTATCTGTTGGTGATACGCATTCCAGCAAGCCATTAGAGCTAGGTATGAGTGAAGAGGAAACGCGTTTCAACGGCCTCAAACGCGAATGTGGCCTGCATTTCGAGATATAGCAGCAAGGTTATGCATTGGTTTCGTTAGCGGCGATACGCATTCCAGCAAGCCATTAGAGCTAGGTATGAGTGAAGAAGATACTCGTTTCAACGGCCTTAAACGTGAATGTAGCCTGCATTTTGAGATATAGCAGCTAGGTTATGCATTGGTTTCGTTAGCGGCGATACGCATTCCAGTAAGCCATTAGAGCTAGGTATGAGTGAAGAAGATACTCGTTTCAACGGCCTTAAGCGTGAATGTAGCCTGCATTTCGAGATATAGCAGCTAGGTTATGCATTGGTTTCGTTAGCGGCGATACGCATTCCAGTAAGCCATTAGAGCTAGGTATGAGTGAAGAAGATACTCGTTTCAATGCTCTTAAGCGTGAGTGTGGCCTGCATTTCGAGATATAGGCCAGAGGCTCTAGTGCTAACTTTAGTCGGTAACAGAATGAGGGCCAGATGATCTGGTTCTTATTATGTCTGCTTTTTTCAAGGTGACTGATCAGTTTGTCCATATTTATGTTCTGCTGCGTCAATATTGCTTTCTAGCTTCTGCATCATAGCCGCTGATTTTATCTATCTAATATAATGAGGAAAACAAGCCGAACATTATACTTAGGTAGTATTTTATAAAGATTAATACAAGTTTACGCACAAACTTATGCACAGGCAAAGGAACTAGTCTATAGTCAGGAGTTCCCGTAGATGGTTTTGGAATGTCGTTCTGTATAAGTGTCTATTGTTAGGGTTATCCAATAATTCTTGGACTCAATGACTTTTAGATCTTGCTTGAGCTTGTTGTCACCCTTGTGATGATACTCAAGTCGCAGACGGCCTCAGAGCCTGTTCAACTCTCGTTTCCTGTCTTATTGGAGGCGATATGTAGTTTTGGTTGGCTTGTTAGCGCCTGCTTAATCAAAAGCTGTTTCCCCTGAATAGCCCGATGCGGCTATTCAGGCTTAGCTTGCCAACGATAAAAATCACCACAGCCCATATCTAGATCTTGCCCTAAACATCTCATCTGTTTGTTAGGCCTATATTTGTTAATCTATTCCAAAGACTAGGTTCAAGGACCTGTTGCTATACATGGAGAGTAATTTTTGGCTGTCGATAATAAGAGAATACGTATCGGAGTGATTGGCTTTGGTACTATAGGTAAATATGTAGTAGATGGTGCGCTGGCACACAATGAGTTTGAGGTGGTCGCTATCTTTGACCCCAGCTTATTATCTGTATCTGCTGAGTTTATGTCCGCAGAAAAATATAGACACATAAGCTTGATGGCCTCGGCTAATGAACTGGTTGCATACCAACAAGTTGATCTGGTTTATATCGCTACACCTCCTGCAACACACATCGAATATTGTCGTCTGGCCCTGGCTCAGAGGAAGGCTATATGGTGTGAGAAGCCCCTAAGTGTCGATCTTATGGCTGCTAAGAAGTTAGTCGAAGAGCTTGAGGCTTCTGGACTCGTGTCTGCCGTGAATCTGTCATTAGCCAGCAGCCCAATTTTAGATAAACTAGTGTCACTCACAATGGAAGAAGAGCATGGCGCAGCTCAGCAAGTAGAGATGAGGTTTCACTATAGTGAGTGGCCGAGGCATTGGCAGGTTGGCGCAGCCAGCTGGTTAAGTTCCAGGGAGCAGGGCGGCTTTCTTCGTGAGGTGTTCTCTCATTTTGTATTTTTACAGCATCGCCTATTTGGTGAGATGAAGCTGACGAATTGTCAGATCTCTTTTGCCGCTGGGGGCTGCGAAACTTATGTGATGGCCCAATATCTTTGTGGCTCTCTTCCCGTCAGAGTCTGTGGTGGTATTGGTGGAGTCGCACCGGACACTAACGAGTGGACCTTATTCACTGACAGGCGCGCCATTCGATACTCAGATTGGAATAAATTGAGCATGGGAACTCAGGAATCTTGGTGGGATGTAGACATAGGTCAAGTGGGGAGCTCAGTTTTATTACAGTTGGATGAAGTTGCTAAGATGATGAGGGGGAAACCTCATAAACTGGCTAGTTTCAGGGAGGCTTTAGCCGTTCAAGTTGTCGTGGAACAGACCTTAAATTCAAGCTGCTAAAGGCCGCTTGTGTTAGTTGTTGGGCCGGCTTTAACCGGGGCTCAACCCCCTCGTATAGAGAGGATGACGCTGTGCTATCACGGCTAAGCCTGTCGAATAGGCGTAGCCGTGTGCGAAGCGATAGCCTGTCTTGTGAGTTTTGAACACCTTTTTTCCTACAGATATAGTATATTAGGTACTTTAATGTCAGGGCGTTTTCAACATCCAG
This portion of the Shewanella violacea DSS12 genome encodes:
- a CDS encoding MipA/OmpV family protein; amino-acid sequence: MIAFSTDTDKLRENIFFTFCFHFDASQIKTSKKSMNNHCLLLSSSPMRSQPLALFLALFSGLAQSSQSIDPEAIQPDAPQPKIYATQFQSENWGLGIGVRKGDIPYAVDDDEVYDVLPLIKYRNDYVFINGMEAGVHLWNNDEHQVNLYTRFRFVDIPQELQNKSQSQAFDFGIQYRFLHDAWEFDTAFMSDSNKRSYGYTRTQYHWETRDWYLNPYVELHWKSADFSQHYYGLDQYEVGAGIEFNMGVKARYHLYSNLYLLGQFNLGRIDNETANLPTLDTQYQFESFLGLGFFPDFSNKSIKNKTTKSESRASDASDGEFIQLAHGWATPSNLSAIFSWQTQTDPYNNQLTSVFYGTRLTDSLFNFPIELYFTPGLVWHHDSQVQNNLAEGVVAIKAFYTFELGPRWRLGVAEGLSYTSSVTYIEGSELEEKGYRPSKLLNYLNFSLDVNMGDLFNRRAMDKMWMGYSIHHRSGIYEKSSAFGRIGGGSNYQALYLQWHF
- a CDS encoding assimilatory sulfite reductase (NADPH) flavoprotein subunit, which translates into the protein MLLKELSSFASPLSSGQVDKLKQLTAELSAVQLAWVSGYLSATAEQGTNLLGSETAAQSDPAQTITILYGSQTGNGRGVASELAAKAQAQGYAVNLASMGDYKVRQLKQETILLAVVSTHGEGEAPDDAIELHKFLASKRAPKLENLNYSVLALGDSSYEFFCQTGKDFDDRLSALGAKPLQTLVECDVDYESAVELWQESVLEAVKPLIETSGASVVSLSGSGIPGAAASEFTKQKPYTAELLVSQKLTGRESDRDVRHVEIDLGESGLSYQAGDALGVWFTNTETLVEELLTKLSLDGDEAVTVGKDTLSLKQALIEKKELTQLYPGLVKDWAALSGNAELLSISDDKALTRQFVLNHQLADLVTNYSAEVTSTQLLAMLRPITPRLYSIASSQSEVESEVHLTVALVEDEREGGARFGGASQFLSQAQEGAEVKVYVEPNKHFRLPENPETAVIMVGPGTGIAPFRAFMQERAAQGIEGNSWLIFGNPHFEQDFLYQTEWQQYLKDGSLSRIDLAFSRDQAHKIYVQHRIAEQGEELWKWLESGAHFYICGDAERMAKDVHQALLDIAVKFGGKTEEEAEAYFEQLRSDKRYQKDVY
- the cysI gene encoding assimilatory sulfite reductase (NADPH) hemoprotein subunit, with product MSENKNAEQAEPLSINEHLKTDSNFLRGTIQEGLDTAVTGSFSEGDQQLIKFHGFYQQDDRDLRNERKEQKLEPLYSFMLRARVAGGVCTPDQWLGVDEIASTLTSSNSIRLTTRQTFQYHGISKRNLRALIQSLDSKALDSIAACGDVNRNVMCNPNPVESRLHEQAFYWAKKLSDNYLPRTKAYAEIWLGDDKLATSEGDDVEPVYGKTYLPRKFKMAVAVPPDNDVDVYTNDLGFIAVAEEGELIGFNLVAGGGMGSTHGEVQTFPRLADDFGYIKAEDTLKFAEAILKVQRDWGNRSNRKLSRLKYTIVKYGYEVFKAEVEKRAGVKFEPKRDVVIGDRGDRYGWIKGVDNQWHLTLFIEGGRIKDLPGQPLQTGLREIAKIHKGDFRMTSNQNLIIARVAAEDKAEIEALARSHGLMGKLITETRGRSIACVALPTCALAMAEAERYFPDFLTKVESLQEKHGFLNQGIVIRMTGCPNGCARPFAAEIGLVGKAPGRYNLYLGASFEGTRLNKLYRENIQEAEILSELDTLFARYVGEREEGETFGNFTVRIGVVAAVIDAAKDFHGQSSNA
- a CDS encoding phosphoadenylyl-sulfate reductase, with amino-acid sequence MPELNTQVESVVSAQELLALLSAPAVEQKSELERINGFLEELTPRQRVAWGLKYLPGNHALSSSFGIQGAVMLNLVSTEKPDIPVILTDTGYLFPETYRFIDELSERLSLNLKIFASPMTPAWQEARFGQLWDKGLEGLDQYNRMNKVEPMQRALDELDVGTWFAGLRRSQSSTREALPILAIHGSRYKILPILDWSNKHVHEYLTEHDLPYHPLWEKGYVSVGDTHSSKPLELGMSEEETRFNGLKRECGLHFEI
- a CDS encoding Gfo/Idh/MocA family protein translates to MAVDNKRIRIGVIGFGTIGKYVVDGALAHNEFEVVAIFDPSLLSVSAEFMSAEKYRHISLMASANELVAYQQVDLVYIATPPATHIEYCRLALAQRKAIWCEKPLSVDLMAAKKLVEELEASGLVSAVNLSLASSPILDKLVSLTMEEEHGAAQQVEMRFHYSEWPRHWQVGAASWLSSREQGGFLREVFSHFVFLQHRLFGEMKLTNCQISFAAGGCETYVMAQYLCGSLPVRVCGGIGGVAPDTNEWTLFTDRRAIRYSDWNKLSMGTQESWWDVDIGQVGSSVLLQLDEVAKMMRGKPHKLASFREALAVQVVVEQTLNSSC